From the genome of Oxyura jamaicensis isolate SHBP4307 breed ruddy duck chromosome 2, BPBGC_Ojam_1.0, whole genome shotgun sequence, one region includes:
- the TCF24 gene encoding transcription factor 24: MDCRHPAESSKETSSPSSEPEALPPSAGQRAGTAPGRPAAANAARERSRVQTLRQAFLELQKTLPSVPPDTKLSKLDVLLLATTYIAHLTRSLQDEEEAPGEGLGALRGDGYLHPVKKWPMRSRLYIGATGQFLNHSAQGESANQGETSTNSQN; this comes from the exons ATGGACTGTAGGCACCCAGCTGAGAGCAGCAAGGAgacctccagccccagctcggAGCCCGAGGCCCTGCCACCTTCCGCGGGGCAGCGAGCCGGGACAGCCCCCGGGCGACCCGCGGCTGCCAACGCGGCACGGGAGCGCAGCCGGGTGCAGACCCTGCGCCAGGCCTTCCTGGAGCTGCAGAAGACGCTGCCCTCCGTGCCGCCCGACACCAAGCTCTCCAAGCTGGACGTGCTCCTCCTGGCCACCACCTACATCGCGCACCTCACACGCAGCCtgcaggatgaggaggaggcGCCGGGAGAGGGCCTGGGGGCCCTGCGAGGGGACGGATACCTGCACCCGGTCAAG AAATGGCCAATGCGTTCCAGGTTGTACATCGGAGCTACGGGACAGTTTTTGAATCACTCAGCACAAGGAGAAAGTGCAAACCAAGGAGAAACATCGACAAATTCACAAAACTaa